The following proteins are encoded in a genomic region of Pirellulales bacterium:
- the argC gene encoding N-acetyl-gamma-glutamyl-phosphate reductase, translating to MLFNMVRVAILGATGYTALELIKLLLRHPDAEITTLTSRQEGSPHIGAVHPSLWGRLDLKLEELAPAAVTARADCVFSCLPHGVTASLVPQLLDSKVKIIDFSADYRLDDNATFEQWYGEKHPDAGRLGKVVYGLPELFREQIVKSQLVANPGCYPTSAILPLAPLVKAGLIEPTDIIVDSKSGISGAGRIPKLTTHFPECNESVSAYNVGRHRHTPEIEQIVRRGCGKEIQIIFTPHLIPMDRGILTTTYSKPVGNVTEPQLLAALREFYADEPFVRVVDHLPGTKDTTDTNFCDLTVRMVRGRVLTISCLDNMIKGASGAAVQNFNLLFGFPETTALL from the coding sequence ATTTTATTCAACATGGTTCGCGTCGCGATTCTTGGCGCAACGGGCTACACAGCCTTGGAGCTGATCAAGCTGCTGCTGCGCCATCCAGACGCGGAAATCACCACCCTGACTAGCCGGCAGGAAGGGAGCCCGCATATTGGGGCTGTGCATCCGTCGCTGTGGGGCCGGCTGGATTTGAAGCTGGAAGAATTGGCGCCCGCGGCCGTGACCGCGCGGGCCGATTGCGTGTTCAGTTGCCTGCCGCACGGCGTCACGGCCTCGCTTGTGCCGCAGTTGCTGGACAGCAAGGTCAAAATTATCGACTTCAGCGCCGATTACCGCCTGGATGATAACGCCACCTTCGAGCAATGGTACGGCGAAAAACATCCCGATGCCGGCCGGCTGGGCAAAGTCGTGTACGGCCTGCCTGAATTGTTCCGCGAGCAAATTGTGAAATCGCAATTAGTGGCCAATCCGGGGTGTTATCCGACTTCGGCCATTCTGCCTCTCGCGCCGCTGGTAAAGGCCGGATTGATTGAGCCGACGGACATCATCGTCGACAGCAAAAGCGGCATCTCCGGGGCCGGGCGCATCCCCAAGCTCACTACGCATTTTCCCGAGTGCAACGAAAGCGTGTCGGCTTACAACGTGGGTCGGCACAGGCACACGCCGGAAATTGAACAAATCGTGCGGCGCGGCTGCGGGAAGGAAATTCAGATTATTTTTACACCGCATCTCATTCCCATGGACCGTGGCATTCTCACGACCACGTATTCCAAGCCGGTAGGCAACGTCACGGAGCCGCAATTGCTGGCGGCGCTACGCGAATTTTACGCCGACGAGCCGTTTGTCCGCGTGGTCGATCATTTGCCCGGCACGAAAGACACCACCGACACCAACTTTTGCGACCTTACTGTGCGGATGGTGCGGGGCAGGGTACTCACCATTAGCTGCTTGGATAACATGATCAAAGGTGCATCGGGCGCTGCGGTGCAAAACTTCAATTTGTTGTTCGGCTTTCCCGAAACGACGGCGCTGTTGTGA
- a CDS encoding phosphopantothenoylcysteine decarboxylase, protein MARILITSGPTRQHLDPVRYLTNASSGRMGQSLAQAALDFGHSVVIISGPVEIAYPPKCEVIPVVSTEEMLATCQRVFPECDGLIGVAAPSDYRPVRVEEQKIKKTGESLVLHLVETPDIVATLAAAKRPEQWLVGFALEMEDQRFRAVTKMQKKSCDLMVLNGPQAISALENSVEVLDRSGEVVATISGAKETVARELFGLIQQRLIR, encoded by the coding sequence ATGGCGCGCATTCTCATCACCTCCGGCCCCACGCGGCAGCACCTCGACCCGGTGCGCTATTTGACGAACGCTTCCAGCGGGCGCATGGGGCAATCGCTGGCTCAGGCGGCGCTTGATTTCGGCCACAGTGTAGTCATCATTTCCGGCCCGGTGGAAATTGCATATCCGCCGAAGTGCGAAGTGATACCCGTCGTTTCCACAGAAGAAATGCTCGCTACCTGCCAGCGTGTGTTCCCCGAGTGCGATGGGCTGATTGGCGTGGCCGCTCCGTCGGACTATCGGCCTGTGAGAGTGGAGGAGCAGAAAATCAAAAAAACCGGCGAGTCCTTGGTGCTGCATTTGGTGGAAACGCCCGATATTGTCGCCACGCTGGCGGCCGCCAAACGGCCGGAGCAATGGCTGGTGGGCTTCGCGCTGGAAATGGAAGATCAGCGCTTCCGCGCCGTCACCAAAATGCAAAAAAAGAGCTGCGACTTGATGGTGCTTAACGGTCCGCAAGCGATTAGTGCGCTGGAAAATTCGGTGGAAGTTCTCGATCGCTCCGGCGAGGTGGTGGCCACCATTTCCGGCGCGAAAGAAACCGTGGCCCGCGAACTCTTCGGACTGATCCAGCAGCGGTTGATACGTTAG
- a CDS encoding flavoprotein — translation MQGRELLIGVTGGIAAYKTAALVSELVQAGAGVTVVLTEAAQQFVGPATFEALTGRLVPRGPFGDPDYPLGAHIELARRAEVLCVAPATANFLAKAAVGMADDLLSTLYLAFKGPVVVAPAMNSEMWSKPPVQRSVAQLLADGVTVVDPEAGWLSCRDEGVGRMAAPEKIRTAIETALKKTTAK, via the coding sequence ATGCAAGGCCGTGAACTGCTGATTGGCGTGACCGGCGGAATTGCCGCTTACAAAACGGCGGCCTTGGTGAGCGAATTGGTTCAGGCTGGCGCCGGCGTGACCGTGGTGCTGACCGAGGCGGCCCAACAGTTTGTCGGTCCGGCCACGTTCGAGGCACTCACCGGCCGGCTGGTGCCGCGCGGACCATTTGGCGATCCCGATTATCCGCTGGGCGCGCACATTGAATTGGCTCGGCGAGCGGAGGTGCTTTGCGTCGCTCCGGCCACGGCAAATTTTCTGGCCAAAGCCGCCGTCGGAATGGCTGACGATTTGCTGAGCACGTTGTACTTGGCGTTCAAGGGGCCCGTCGTCGTCGCTCCGGCCATGAATTCCGAAATGTGGAGCAAGCCGCCGGTCCAGCGAAGCGTGGCCCAGTTGCTGGCCGACGGCGTGACTGTCGTTGATCCAGAAGCAGGCTGGCTCAGTTGCCGTGACGAAGGCGTCGGACGGATGGCTGCGCCGGAAAAAATTCGGACGGCGATAGAAACGGCGCTAAAGAAAACCACAGCCAAATGA
- the gmk gene encoding guanylate kinase, translated as MSSSSAGRVIVISGPSGAGKTTLLRQLLARCDRLVPSVSATTRAPRQGEIDGRDYHFLSKEEFERRRAQGEFLECAEVFGGGDWYGTLEQEVAPRLTAGKWVVLEIDVQGTQSIVRMYPDAVTIFVRPDSLEELERRLRNRGTESETAIQRRLAAARRELASADMYRYQVTNQTVDRAVEEILHILDYSEDRKHA; from the coding sequence ATGTCTTCTTCGTCAGCTGGCCGTGTGATTGTGATTTCCGGACCATCCGGGGCGGGAAAAACTACGCTACTGAGGCAGCTTTTGGCCCGCTGCGATCGGCTGGTGCCCAGCGTTTCGGCCACGACGCGCGCACCCCGGCAGGGGGAAATCGATGGGCGCGATTACCATTTCTTGTCGAAGGAGGAATTCGAGCGTCGGCGGGCGCAAGGAGAATTCCTGGAATGTGCCGAAGTATTTGGCGGCGGCGACTGGTACGGCACGCTCGAACAGGAAGTTGCCCCTCGACTTACGGCCGGAAAGTGGGTAGTCTTAGAGATTGACGTGCAGGGCACGCAATCGATTGTTCGGATGTATCCGGATGCGGTGACAATTTTTGTGCGTCCTGACTCGCTGGAAGAATTGGAGCGGCGGCTCAGAAACCGGGGCACGGAAAGCGAAACCGCTATTCAGCGCCGGTTGGCCGCGGCACGGCGGGAACTGGCTTCCGCCGACATGTATCGCTATCAGGTCACCAATCAAACGGTCGACCGGGCCGTGGAAGAGATTTTGCACATTTTGGATTACTCGGAGGATCGCAAGCATGCTTGA
- a CDS encoding DNA-directed RNA polymerase subunit omega, with the protein MLEELKEEQIVNKVGGRFKLSTLIQKRLVALNGGSRPLVDLQSENKLEIVVREIMEDKIYLDAESKLRMAGEEEGIGGPPELDLADL; encoded by the coding sequence ATGCTTGAAGAACTGAAAGAAGAGCAAATTGTGAACAAAGTGGGGGGGCGGTTCAAGCTTTCCACGCTCATTCAAAAACGGCTGGTGGCCTTGAACGGCGGCAGCCGGCCGCTGGTCGATTTGCAATCTGAAAATAAACTGGAAATTGTGGTTCGCGAAATCATGGAAGATAAAATCTATTTAGATGCCGAAAGCAAGCTCCGCATGGCCGGCGAGGAAGAAGGCATCGGCGGCCCGCCGGAATTGGATTTGGCCGATTTGTAA